The Caulobacter sp. 73W region CGTCCCATCCTTCCGGGGCGAGGGGATGAGCACAGCCGATTTCACCGCCAAGCAGACCGCCTGGCGCAAGGCCCTGAACGCCGAGCTGCAGACCGCCGGCTATCCGGCCAAGGCCGACCCGGCCAAGGTCAATAAGCCGCTGGTGGTCGGGGTGCTGTTCGTCCTCGTCCTGCTGGTGACCATGGTCTACGGCCCGATCGCCGCGGCCCTGGTCGAGATGTTCCCCGCCCGCATCCGCTACACCTCCATGTCGCTGCCCTATCACCTGGGCAACGGTTGGTTCGGGGGCTTCCTGCCGACCACGGCCTTCGCCATGTCCGCGGCCACGGGCAACATCTATTTCGGCCTCTGGTACCCGGTGGTGGTGGCCGCCGCGACGGTGGTGATCGGCGCCTTCTTCGTTCATGAAATGCGCGGTGCGCACACCGAGGACTGAGGCCTCGGTGCGGGCCGGCGAAGATCCGCGAGGCGTCCCCCTTCGGATGGGCGGCCAGGGTGTCGGCCATCGCCCGGCGCAGCACCTTTCCGACGGCGCAGGCCGTCAGGAAAGCCGCTCCGGCCGGCGCGATCATCCCGCGTCTCGATCCCCGCCGACGGGCGGGTGAACTGCAGGGCCCGGGCCGCATCGGCGATCTCCAGCCGCGTCTCCTCGGCGCGGCTGGCCAGCCACAGGCTGGGCGGTCCCAGGATTCCGCCCAGCGCACCGGCGGATGCAGGCGCACCCGCAGGAACGGCAGTCGTGCCGGCGCGATAGCGGCAAGTCGCAGGTGTTCTTGGGCGGCGGCCGCCCTGGTCCTGCCCTTCGCGGCGGCCGGGCTGGAGCTAGTCTCGACCGAAAGCAGCCACAACGCCCCCATGATCCGCGGCCACTTGTTCAGCTCCCGCCTGAGCGCCATCGTCATGCTCAGCATTCCGGTCCTGAGCGTCATGCTGCAGGCCATGCGCGCCTTCGCGCCGACGCGGCGGCCTGGAGGGGCTGGCCGCGGGCGTGGGCAGCGGCGCCGTGGGGCGACGGTCTTTGGGCTGTCTTGCGAAGGGCGCGGCCACCTTCGTGGCGACCTGGCGCACCCCGGGCACGGTCCTGAGCGGCGCTCTGAGCGCGGCGGCCGGCCGCGGGGTGCTGAAGTGGGTGGCCGGACGGCCCGGACCCCGCTGAGCGGAGCCCGGGCCAGCCTGGATCAGGCCGCGGCGTTGGCCGCCTTGGGCGCGCCGATCTTCGGGTTCAGTTCACCCGTCAGGTAGCGCTTGGCCATATTGGCGGTCGACACGGCGCGGATGCGCGAAGCGTGGCCGGCGGCCCCGAACTCCTCGTAGCGCTGCTGGCAGACCTTGCGCATGGCTTCCTTGGCCGGCTTCAGATAGGCGCGCGGGTCGAACTCTTGCGGCTTCTCGATCAGCAGCTTGCGGATAGCGCCGGTGATGGCCATGCGGTTGTCGGTGTCGACATTGACCTTGCGCACGCCGTGCTTGATGCCGCGCTGGATCTCTTCGACGGGCACGCCCCAGGTCTGGGGCATCTCGCCGCCGTACTGGTTGATGATGTCCTGAAGGTCCTGCGGCACCGACGACGAGCCGTGCATCACCAGGTGGGTGTTGGGCAGGCGGCGGTGGATCTCCTCGATCACGTTCATGGCCAGGACGTCGCCGTCCGGCTTGCGCGTGAACTTGTAGGCCCCGTGGCTGGTGCCCATGGCGATGGCCAGGGCGTCGACGCCGGTCTTCTGCACGAAGTCCACGGCCTGGTCCGGATCGGTCAGCAACTCGTCATGCGACAGCTTGCCTTCGAAGCCGTGGCCGTCCTCGGCCTCGCCCATGCCGGTCTCCAGCGAGCCCAGCACGCCCAGCTCGCCCTCGACCGAGACGCCGCAGGCGTGCGCCATCTCGACCACCCGGCGGGTGACCTCGACGTTGTACTCGTAGGACGCCGGGGTCTTGGCGTCTTCCATCAGCGAGCCGTCCATCATCACCGAGGTGAAGCCGTACTGGATCGCCGTGGCGCAGGTCGCCGGGCCGTTGCCGTGGTCCTGGTGCATGCACACCGGGATATGCGGGTACAGCTCGACCAGCCCGTCGATCAGGCGGGTCAGGATGATGTCGTTGGCGTAGTTCCGCGCACCGCGGCTGGCCTGGATGATGACCGGCGCGTCGACGGCGTCAGCCGCCTCCATGATCGCCAGGCCCTGCTCCATGTTGTTGATGTTGAAGGCCGGCAGGCCGTAGTTGTCCTCGGCTGCATGGTCGAGCAGCTGTCTGAGGGTGATCCTCGCCACCGTTGTATCTCCGTCTGCGTGTGTCGTTTTTTGTGTTTTTTGGTCGTCTTGTTACCGGCTTAGCCGACTTCGAGAGCCGCGACCCCCGGCAGGGTCTTGCCTTCCATCCACTCCAGGAACGCGCCGCCGGCGGTCGACACGAAGGTCAGATCCGCCGCGACTCCCGCGTGGTTCAATGCCGCCACCGTATCACCACCGCCGGCCACCGCCACGATCTTCCCCGCTTTGGCGAGTTCTCCGGCATGTTTCGCCGCTTTTACAGTCGCTTCGTCGAAGGGCGGGACTTCAAATACGCCAAGCGGGCCATTCCAGATGAGCGTCTTGGATCCGTCCATGGCGGCCAGCAGGATTTCCGTGGTCTTGGGGCCGGCGTCGAAAATCTTGTCGTCCCCCTGAACTTCGTTCAGCGCGCGAACCTCGCCCTTCGTTCCCGGCTTCAGGTCTTGGGCGACCACCACGTCCACCGGCAGCAGCAGTTCGCAGCCGCTGGCCTTCGCCTTGGCCATGATCTCGCGCGCGGTGTCCGCCAGGTCCTTCTCGCACAGGGATGCGCCGATCTCGTGACCTTGAGCATGGAGGAAGGTGTTGGCCATGCCGCCGCCGATGGACAGCTTGTCCAGCTTGGCCACCAGGTTGTTGAGCAGGTCCAGCTTGGTCGACACCTTGGAGCCGCCGACGATGCCGATCACCGGCTTCCGCGGCTTGCCCAGGGCGGCGTCCAGCGCCTCCAGCTCACGCTGCATGGCCAGGCCCGGATAGGCCGGCAGGTTGCGGGCCAAGCCCTCGGTCGAGGCGTGAGCGCGGTGCGCCGCCGAGAAGGCGTCGTTGACGTAAAGGTCGCCCAGGGCGGCCAGGGCCTCGGCGAAGGCCGGGTCGTTCTTCTCTTCGCCGGCATGGTAGCGGACGTTCTCCAGCAGGGCGACGCCGCCCGCCTCCAGCCCGTCGATCACCGCCTTGGCCTCGTCGCCGATGCAGTCGTCGGCGAAGGCCACCGGCTGCTCCAGCAGGGCCGACAGCGGACCGACCACCGGCTTCAGGCTCATCTCGGGCACGCGCTTGCCCTTGGGCCGGTCGAAGTGGGCTAGCAGCACCACCTTGGCCCCGCGCAGGCTAAGCGCGTGGATGGTCGGCAGGGCGGCGCGCAGGCGGGTGTCGTCGGTGACCTTGCCCTCCTCCATCGGGACGTTGAAGTCCACGCGAACGAGAGCGGTCTTGCCTTCAAGGTCGGCGTCGGCGAGCGGGCGGAAGGTCATTGCGGAGCGTCCTTATTGTCCCTTCTCCCCTCGTGGAAGAAGGTGGCTCGCGAAGCGAGACGGATGAGGAATTCTACCCTTGTCCGCTCATCCCGGCGAAGGCCGGGATCCAGATTCATCCAGAGCGTCAGCAGGGCTTCACCTGGACCCCGGCCTTCGCCGGGGAGAGCGGCTGAATATACGCGGAAAGCAAAACACCCCGGCGCGAGGGCCGGGGTGTCTGAAAGGCGGGTCGGCTTAGAGGAACTTGGCCATCACGAGCGCGGTGTCGCTCATGCGCGTGGCGAAGCCCCATTCGTTGTCGTACCAGCTCAGCACGCGGGCCAGCTTGCCGTCGATGACCTGGGTCTGCGGCAGGGCGGCGGTCGAGCTGGCGGCGATGTGGTTCAGGTCCGACGAGACCAGCGGGTCGGTGGTGGTCGCCAGGACGCCGTTCATCGGGCCGTCGGCGGCGGCCTGCAGGGCGGCGTTGATCTCTTCCACGGTCACTTCACGGCCGGCCACGACCTTCAGGTCGACGACGGAGACGTTCGGGGTCGGGACGCGGATCGACGAGCCGTCCAGCTTGCCCTTCAGTTCCGGCAGGACCAGGCCCAGGGCCTTAGCGGCGCCGGTCGAGGTCGGGATCATGCTCAGGCCGGCCGCGCGGGCGCGGTAGAGGTCCTTGTGCATGGTGTCGAGGGTCGGCTGGTCGCCGGTGTAGGCGTGGATCGTGGTCATGTAGCCACGCTCGATGCCGAACAGGTCGTGCAGGACCTTGGCCACCGGGGCCAGGGCGTTGGTGGTGCAGCTGCCGTTGGACACGACGATGTCGTCGGCCGTCAGGGTCTCATGGTTGACCTTGAAGACGATGGTCTTGTCGGCGCCGTCGGCCGGAGCCGAGACCAGGACGCGCTTGGCGCCGGCGGCCAGGTGGGCGGCGGCCTTGTCCTTGGACGTGAAGATGCCGGTGCACTCGAACGCGATGTCGACGTTCAGTTCCTTGTGCGGCAGGTCCTTCGGGTCGCGGATGGCCGTGACCTTGATCTTGCCCATGCCCACGTCGATCCAGTCCTCGCCGGACGTGACCGTGCCGGGGAAGCGGCCGTGGACGCTGTCGTAGCGCAGCAGGTGGGCGTTGGTCTCCACCGGGCCCAGGTCGTTGATCGCGACGACCTCGATATCGCGGCGCGCGTGCTCGGCGATGGAACGCAGAACCAGGCGGCCGATGCGGCCGAACCCGTTGATGGCGACGCGAATAGCCATAGTGGTGCTCTCCTACGAATTCGCACGCTCAAGGACGAGCGGCGTTCTTGATTTTGCGACGCGTTTTGAAGGCGGGGGCAGGGAAGTCAACCCCAGGCTACCTTCACAAGACATGAGTGTTTGTGACGAGATCCGATTTCTCCTCCCCCGCGAATGCTCCAAACTCCGTTCACCCCGGCGAAGGCCGGGGTCCAGATTCATCCAGAGCCTCAGCAGGGTTTCACCTGGATGCCGGCCTTCGCCAGGATGAGCGGATTGGGGGAGCTCGGTCAGAAGTCCCGCACCGCAAGTCTCAAAGGCGCCAAGATCGCTTGCGAGGGGCTTGTGTGACTGGCGATAAGCGTCGCGATCTATATGTTTGGAGCCCATGAGCGGAACTCCCCCGATGAACGGCGAGACCAGCGCCCTCGATCTGGCGGCCAAGCGGCTGGAACGCGCCGTCGCCCTGCTGGAGCAGAAGTTCGCCGCCCGCCCGGCCGCGAACGGCGACGACCTGTTCGCCCAGGACCGTGACAAGCTGGCCGCCGAGCTCGACGCCGCCCGCGCCCGTGAGAAGGCGCTGGAGGAAGCCGGCGCCCAGGCGTCCGCCGCCCTGGGCCGCGCCATCACCGAAATCCGCGCCGCCCTTGGCGACAGCGACGGCGCGAAGGAATAGCCCGTGGCCCAGCTGACCATCGACATCAACGGCCGCCCCTACACCGTCGGCTGCGAGGACGGGCAGGAAGCCCACCTGCGCGAGCTGGCCAAGGCCTTCGACCGCCAAGTCCGCCATGTGTCCCAGGACATGGGGCAACTGGGCGAGACGCGCCTGTTCCTGATGGGCGCCCTGCTGCTGGCCGACGAGCTGGCCGACCTGAAACTGCGCTACGCCGCCCTGCAGGCCGACCAGATGCGCCTGCAGAACGGCCAGTCCGGCGCCGAGGCCAAGGCCGTCCAGGCGCTGGAAGCGGCGGCGAAACGCATCGAGAAGCTGGCGAACGGCGACCAGACTGACTAGATTAGTCAACGGCGGGTCTGCTGCGGCCCTCGTCGAAGGCTTCACATCCCAGAGACCTTAATCATCTCGAAGGGAGCTGTCCCTGTCCGTGGCCGTGGCTGCGGGTATATGGCGCCCACCTGGTATTCCAGGTCCGAGGGGATTGAACACGTCCTTCACGGTTCTCGCGGCGCCGCCACCCGTTTCCCTGCATTATAGCAGGATGGTCCACGCCACCCTGTCCTCCGCCAAGACGATCCTGCGGGCCGAGATGCGCGCCCTGCGCAAGACCCTGGCCGAACGGTCGCCGGACGCGGCCGAGCGCGCGGCCGAGCACCTGTCCCTGGAACGGCTGCCGGCTTTCGCCGTGGTGGCCGGCTATCACGCCCATGGATCGGAGATGGTCCCGGCGGCGGTGCTGGATCGCCTGGCCGCCACCGGCGCGGCGGTGGCCCTGCCGGTGGCCGTCAGCCGCGAAGCGCCGCTGATCTTCCGCGCCGCCGACAGCCGCGACATCTATCTGCCCGACGCCTTCGGCGTGCCCAGCCCGCCGCCTGGCGCGCCGCAACTGCACCCCGACCTGATCATCGCGCCCCTCGTCGCCTTCGACCGCCGGGGCATGCGCCTGGGCCAGGGGGCGGGGGCCTATGACCGCACCATCGAGGCGGCGCGGGCGGTCAAGCCGGTGTTCGTGATCGGCCTGGCCTATGCCGGCCAGGAGGTGGCCCGCGTGCCCTGCGAGCCGCACGACATGCATCTGGACGCCATTCTTACGGAAAACGGGTATATCGAGGTCCGAAAGGACCCTTCCTGACATGCGCTTCGCTTTCTTCGGGGACGTCGTGGGCAAATCCGGCCGCGACGGCCTGGCCGACCACCTTCCCAATCTTCGCCGCCAGCTCGACCTGGAATTCGTGATCGTCAACGCCGAGAACGCGGCGGCGGGCTTCGGCATCACCGAGAACACGGCGCGCGAGCTGTTCGAGGCGGGCGCCGACTGCCTGACCCTGGGCAATCACAGCTGGGACCAGCGCGAGGCCCTGACCTACATCGTGCGCGAGGAGCGGCTGATCCGCCCCGCCAACTATCCGATCCTGTCGGACGCGCCGGGGCGGGGCTCGCACCTGTACCAGACCGAGCGTGGACGGACGGTGTTCGTGGTCAACCTGCTGGGCCGGGTCCACATGGACGCCATGGACGACCCCTTCGCCGCTGCTGATCGCGAGCTGGACAAGGCGCCGCTCGGCATGGTGGCCGATGCGGTGATCGTCGACATGCACTGCGAGGCCACGTCCGAGAAGATGGCCATGGGCCACTTCTGCGACGGCCGCGCCAGCCTGGTGGTGGGCACCCACACCCACGTGCCGACCGCCGACTGCCAGATCCTGACCGGCGGCACCGCCTATCAGACCGACGCCGGGGCCTGCGCCGACTATGACAGCGTGATCGGCAACCAGAAGGACGAGCCCCTTCGCCGGTTCACCACCAAGATCAGCGGCGGCCGCTATCAGCCGGCCAGCGGCCCGGCCACGATCTGCGGGGTTTTCGTCGAGACGGACGACCGCACGGGCCTGGCCAAGCGGGTCGAGCCGATCCGCGTGGGCGGCCGTCTGCGCCAGCACATCCCGTCGCTGGAGCTCACGCCGGTCTAGGCTTTGCGTGCTTCGAGACGCGCTATCGCGCTCCTCAGCATGACGATGGTGGGGAGCGCATTGACCTCGTCATCCTTTAGGAGCGGCTGCAGGCCGCGTCTCGAAGGACGCACAAATCTAGATCCAGCGCTTCACAAGACCGCGGGGATCAAAGTCGTCGAACGACTTGCCCGCGGTCGAGCGGCCCAGGAAGAACGCGCCGACAGCCACCGCCGCCAGGGCGAGCGCGCCGACGCCGACGGCGATCGCCGTCTCGCTGGTGACGTTCGTCACCGCGCCGCGATGCAGGCCGACGCCATGGTTGGGCTGCCAGGCGATGATGGATTTCGGCAGGGTCTCGGGTTCGACTTCGGTCATGCGTGGCTCCTTCGTCAGCCAAACGCGGGCATGCGGCGGCGGTTGCCGCCCTTGAACAGAAGCAATTCAAAGCGCTAGAAGCGCCCACCTTCACTTTTCGAGATCAGCGAGCCCGAGCATGGCCGGCCACTCAAAATTCAAGAACATCATGCACCGCAAGGGCCGCGCCGACGCCGCGCGCTCCAAGCTGTTCTCCAAGCTGTCGCGGGAAATCACCGTGGCGGCCAAGGGCGGCCTGCCTGACCCGGCCATGAACCCGCGCCTTCGCCTGGCGGTGAACAACGCCAAGGCCGAGTCGGTGCCGAAAGACGTCATCGACCGCGCCATCAAGAAGGCCGCCGGCGGCGAAATCGACGCGATGGAAGACGTCCGCTACGAGGGCCGCGGCCCCGGCGGCGTCGGCATCATCGTCGAGGCCCTGACCGACAACCGCAACCGCGCGGGCGCCAACATCCGCTCGGCCTTCGCCAAGAACGGCGGGGCCCTGGGCGAAATGAACTCGGTCGCCTTCATGTGGGACCGCGTGGGCAAGATCACCTACGCCGCCGAGGCCGGCACCGAGGACGCCGTCATGGAAGCCGCCATCGAGGCCGGCGCCCAGGACGTGGAAAGCGACCTGGTGAAGCCGGACATCTACGAGGACGCGCCGGGCCACACCATCTGGACCGCCTTCGAGGACCTGAACGACGTGGCCGAGGCCATGTCCAAGGTGCTGGGCGACCCCAAGTCGACCGCCATCGTCTGGAAGCCCCAGACCGAGGTGGACGTCACCGGCGACGCCGTGGCCACCCTGATGAAGCTGCTCGACGCCCTGGACGCCGAAGACGACGTCCAGACGGTCTATTCCAACGAGATCATCTCGGACGAAGACCTGGCCAAGCTGGGCTAGGCCTTTCCTCTACTAGCTCGCTTCCCCAGGCCTTGTGCCTGGGGTCCCTGCCTCCGCCGCCTCTGCGATAGACACCCTGACGCCGCGAAGGCGGATGCAGGGACCCTCGCCATAAGGGCGAGGGAGGCGGTTGAGGGGGGGCTGGGAGCTTCACTGACCCTCAGCCGTTCCTCCTTCATGGACTGGTGGCGGCCCGATCTCTTCTTCCCCATCCTCGGCGCGATCGCGGCCGGCGGCCTGATCGGCTTCGAGCGGGAGTTCCGCGGCCATCCCGCCGGGCTGCGCACCCACATGCTGGTCAGCCTGGCCTCGGCTCTGCTGATGCTGGCGGCGGTGCACCAGCTGTCCTGGATGAGGATCGACGACCCGGCGGCGGTGGTGCGCATCGACCCGGTGCGCATGGCGCACGGCATCCTGACCGGCGTCGGCTTCCTGTGCGGCGGGGTGATCTTCCGCCAGGGCTTCAGCGTCCACGGCCTGACCACGGCGGCGTCGCTATGGATCACCTCGGCCCTCGGCACCCTGTACGGTATGCAGGTCTATGACCTGGCCATCGCCGGCACGGCGGTGACGGTTCTGGTGCTCAGCGGCCTGCGCTTCGTGGACAAGCACGTGCCGCAGATGCGGGCCGCCCACCTTCGGGTGCGTTCGAGCCGCGAGGCTCCCCTGGATGAGGCGGAGCTGCGCGCGGCGATGAAGACCTTCGGCCTCACCGCCAAGGTCATCGACCACCACCTGTACGGCGACGGTTCGGTGGAGCTGAGCGGGACCTTCCACGGCCTGGGCCGCGTGCCGGCCTCGGACCTGTCGGCGGTGATGCTGGCCGACCCCCGCGTGACCAGCTTCGAGCTGCGCCCGCGCCGCAGCTGACGTTAACTAAAAAGCGCTTTCCCGCAGGGTCTCGACGAGAGAAATTGCGGAACACATGACGAACGCGATTCGCATTCTCGGGCTCGATCCCGGCCTTCGGCGCACCGGCTGGGGGGTGATCATCATGGACGGCTCGCGCCTGACCCATGTGGCCCACGGCGTCATCGCGCCGGACGAGACCGCGCCCTTCGCCACCCGCCTGCTGACCCTGTTCGAGGGAATCGAGGCGGTGATCGCCGCGCACGCGCCGCACGAGGCGGCCGTGGAGGAGACCTTCTTGAACACCAACGCCCAGTCCAGCCTGAAGCTCGGCCACGCCCGCGCGGCGGCCCTGATCGCGCCGGCCCGCGCCGGCCTGCCGGTGGCCGAGTACGCCAGCCGCCACGTCAAGAAGGCGGTGGTCGGCACCGGGGCGGCGGACAAGGACCAGATCGGCTTCATGATCGCCCGCATCCTGCCCACCGCCGCCGGCGCGGTCGCCGACGCCGCCGACGCCCTGGCGGTGGCCATCGCCCACGCCCATGCGCGCGGCCGGGCGGCCGATCCCATCATCACCCGCGCGCCGGTCCGCTCGCGCAAGGGTTCGTCCGGCGCCGCCTGGGCCGCCGCTCTCGCCGCGAAGGGCATCCAATGATCGGCCGTCTGCGCGGCGCCGTCGCCGAGGTCGGCGAGGAAGAGGCCCTGATCGACGTCATGGGCGTCGGCTATGTGGTCCGTTGCGGCTCCCGCACCCTGGGCCGCCTGCCGGCCCTGGGCGAGGAGACCCTGCTGCACATCGAAAGCCAGTGGAGCGAAAGCGCGGGCCTGCGCCTCTACGGCTTCGGCACGCGGGAGGACCGCCGCGCCTTCGTCCTGCTGCAGGCGATCCAGGGCGTCGGCCCCAAGGCCGCCATGGCGGTGCTGGACGTGCTGAGCCCGGCGGAATTGGCCGGCGCCGTGGCGCGCGAGGACAAGGCCGCCGTGGGCCGCGCCCAGGGCGTCGGTCCCAAGCTGGCCCTGCGCATCGTCACCGAGCTGAAGGACAAGCCGATCACCGACGGCCCGGTCACCTTCGCCCCGTCGCCCAGCAGCGGCCCGGCGGAAGCCGTGCGGCCGTCCGCGTCGGGCGAGGCGGTGGTCGGCCTGATGGGCCTGGGCGTCGCCGAGGCGCAGGCCCGCCGCGTGGTCGAGGCCGCCGCGACCCGCCTGGGCGAGGAGGCCGACGTGGCCGCCCTGATCAAGGCCAGCCTGCAGGAGCTGGGCCGGTGACGCGCATCGTCTCCGGCGAACAGGCGCCCCTGGAGGGGACCGACAAGGCGTTGCGCCCCCAAACCCTGGCCGAGTTCGTCGGTCAGGCGCAGGCCAAGGCCAACCTGAAGATCTTCATCGAGGCGGCGCGCGGCCGGGGCGAGTCCCTGGACCACGTCCTGCTGTTCGGCCCGCCGGGCCTGGGCAAGACGACCCTGGCCCAGATCGTCGCGCGGGAGCTGGGCGTGAACTTCCGCGCCACCAGCGGCCCGGTGCTGAACAAGCCCGGCGACCTGGCGGCGATCCTGACCAATCTGGAAGCCAACGACGTCCTGTTCATCGACGAGATCCACCGCCTGTCGCCGAACGTGGAGGAGATCCTCTATCCGGCGATGGAGGACCACGTCCTCGACCTGGTGATCGGGGAGGGGCCGTCGGCCCGCTCCATCCGCATCGACCTGGCGCCCTTCACCCTGGTGGCGGCGACCACGCGGGCGGGGATGCTGGCCACGCCGCTGCGCGACCGCTTCGGCATTCCGGTGCGGCTGGAGTTCTACACCCACGACGAGCTGAAGCACGTCCTACTGCACGCCGCCCGCAAGATGGGCGCGCCCCTGGCCGAGGACGGGGCGATGGAGATCGCCGCCCGCGCTCGGGGGACGCCGCGCGTCGCCGGCCGCCTGCTGCGCCGGGTGCGAGATTTCGCCGGGGCTGACGGGGCCACGGTGATCGACAAGGGCCACGCCTCGCGCGCCCTGGCCCGGCTGGAGGTGGACGAGGTGGGGCTGGACAGCCTGGACCGCCGTTACCTGCGCGCCCTGATCGAGCACTACAACGGCGGCCCGGCCGGAGTTGAGACTCTGGCCTACGCCATCGCCGAAGCCCGCGACGCGGTGGAGGACGTGATCGAGCCCTATCTGATGCAGCAGGGCTTCATCCAGCGCACCCCGCGCGGCCGCGTAGCCTGCGCCAAGGCCTACCTGCACATCGGCCTGACCCCGCCGCCGCAACCGGCGGCCCAGAGCGGTCTGTTCGAATGATCGACGGGGCGGCCAGGCGCGTTTGGGGCCTCGTCGCCCTTCTGGTCCTGCTGACCCTGGCGGCCTCCCTGCTGGCCATCCGGGCGGCGGGGGCCTCGACCTCGATGCTGGCGGCGCAGGGCGTGGCGGGCGTCATCGCCGCCGGCCTGGCCTTCCTCATGTCCAGGGACCGGTCGGCACTGAGCCTGAGGGCGCAGGTGACGGTCATGGCGCTCAGTCTGTTCGCGGTCGCGGGGACGGCGCTGTTCGGCGTCAGCATGGATGGCGCGACCCGCTGGATCGGCGTCGGGCCTGTGCTGCTGCATCCGGCCTCGCTGGCCTTGCCAGCGGCGGCTTGGGTCTTCGCCTTGCGCCCAGCGACGCTCCTTACGGCCAGCCTTTGCGCCGGGATCGCTGTCGCCCTCGCGCTTCAACCCGATGGGGGAGCGGCCTTCGCCTTCGCCCTGGCGGCAGTCGCTCGGCTAGGGGGGCATCGCGGGCGGCTGGACCTGGCCGCCGCCGCCGTGGCCGTTGTCGCGGCCGCATGGGCCTGGACCCGGCCCGACAGCCTGCCGGCGGTCAGCTATGTGGAGGAGGTGGTTTCCGCCGCCTTCGCGACGGCGCCGCCGGTCGGCCTGTTCGCCGTCCTGATGCTGGCCCTGCTGCCGGCGCCGTTTCTCTTCATCGGCCTGAAGCGCCGCGCGGTCGCGCCGCTGGTGCTCGGCGGCCTCTGGGCGGGTTTCGTCCTGGCGAGCATCTTCGGCAACTATCCCGCGCCGGTGATCGGCTACGGCGCGTCGCCCCTGCTGGGCTGGGGCGTTTCGCTGGGACTCGCCTTGGCGCATATAGGGCCGGCCTCAGCCAAGGGACGTCCATGACCGAACCCACCTGCGGCGTCCTGATCGGGCGCGAGCATCATCTGCCGGTGCGCATCTATTACGAGGACACCGACTTCACCGGGGTCGTCTATCACGCCAACTACCTGCGCTATTTCGAGCGCGGGCGGAGCGACTTCCTGCGGCTGGCGGGCATCTCCCACACCGACCTGGCGGGCCGCGAGGACCCGGCGGCGTTCGTGGTGGTGCGCATGGAGATCGACTTCAAGCGCGCCGCCAAGGTCGACGACGCCCTGACGGTGGTGACCCTGTACGACGCGGTCAAAGGGCCGAGGCTTCTGGTCACCCAGCGGATCATGCGCGGCGACGCGCTGATCGCCCAGGCGGCGGTCGAGGCGGCCTGCATCACCATGGACGGCCGTCCGCGCCGTCCGCCGGCCGAGATGGTGGAACGCCTGTCGCCTTTGTTCGCTAAGCGTGACTGATCACGCTCAAAGGCGTCCGGTCAGCAACTCGTGACCGGCTTTTGAGCCACGCCATAGTTTCAACATCCCGCCGGGTCATGGCAAACGGACCCGAACCGCTACTGATTCGCATCCTTTCGGAGACCGCATGGACGCCGCAGCCGCCAACTTCTCGTTCCTGCACCTGTTCATGCAGGCCGACTGGGTCGTCAAACTGGTGATGATCGGACTGGGCGCCGCGTCGCTGTGGTCCTGGGCGGTGATCCTGGACA contains the following coding sequences:
- the pgk gene encoding phosphoglycerate kinase, yielding MTFRPLADADLEGKTALVRVDFNVPMEEGKVTDDTRLRAALPTIHALSLRGAKVVLLAHFDRPKGKRVPEMSLKPVVGPLSALLEQPVAFADDCIGDEAKAVIDGLEAGGVALLENVRYHAGEEKNDPAFAEALAALGDLYVNDAFSAAHRAHASTEGLARNLPAYPGLAMQRELEALDAALGKPRKPVIGIVGGSKVSTKLDLLNNLVAKLDKLSIGGGMANTFLHAQGHEIGASLCEKDLADTAREIMAKAKASGCELLLPVDVVVAQDLKPGTKGEVRALNEVQGDDKIFDAGPKTTEILLAAMDGSKTLIWNGPLGVFEVPPFDEATVKAAKHAGELAKAGKIVAVAGGGDTVAALNHAGVAADLTFVSTAGGAFLEWMEGKTLPGVAALEVG
- the fba gene encoding class II fructose-bisphosphate aldolase (catalyzes the reversible aldol condensation of dihydroxyacetonephosphate and glyceraldehyde 3-phosphate in the Calvin cycle, glycolysis, and/or gluconeogenesis), giving the protein MARITLRQLLDHAAEDNYGLPAFNINNMEQGLAIMEAADAVDAPVIIQASRGARNYANDIILTRLIDGLVELYPHIPVCMHQDHGNGPATCATAIQYGFTSVMMDGSLMEDAKTPASYEYNVEVTRRVVEMAHACGVSVEGELGVLGSLETGMGEAEDGHGFEGKLSHDELLTDPDQAVDFVQKTGVDALAIAMGTSHGAYKFTRKPDGDVLAMNVIEEIHRRLPNTHLVMHGSSSVPQDLQDIINQYGGEMPQTWGVPVEEIQRGIKHGVRKVNVDTDNRMAITGAIRKLLIEKPQEFDPRAYLKPAKEAMRKVCQQRYEEFGAAGHASRIRAVSTANMAKRYLTGELNPKIGAPKAANAAA
- a CDS encoding cell division protein ZapA; amino-acid sequence: MAQLTIDINGRPYTVGCEDGQEAHLRELAKAFDRQVRHVSQDMGQLGETRLFLMGALLLADELADLKLRYAALQADQMRLQNGQSGAEAKAVQALEAAAKRIEKLANGDQTD
- the gap gene encoding type I glyceraldehyde-3-phosphate dehydrogenase; its protein translation is MAIRVAINGFGRIGRLVLRSIAEHARRDIEVVAINDLGPVETNAHLLRYDSVHGRFPGTVTSGEDWIDVGMGKIKVTAIRDPKDLPHKELNVDIAFECTGIFTSKDKAAAHLAAGAKRVLVSAPADGADKTIVFKVNHETLTADDIVVSNGSCTTNALAPVAKVLHDLFGIERGYMTTIHAYTGDQPTLDTMHKDLYRARAAGLSMIPTSTGAAKALGLVLPELKGKLDGSSIRVPTPNVSVVDLKVVAGREVTVEEINAALQAAADGPMNGVLATTTDPLVSSDLNHIAASSTAALPQTQVIDGKLARVLSWYDNEWGFATRMSDTALVMAKFL
- a CDS encoding YebC/PmpR family DNA-binding transcriptional regulator, whose amino-acid sequence is MAGHSKFKNIMHRKGRADAARSKLFSKLSREITVAAKGGLPDPAMNPRLRLAVNNAKAESVPKDVIDRAIKKAAGGEIDAMEDVRYEGRGPGGVGIIVEALTDNRNRAGANIRSAFAKNGGALGEMNSVAFMWDRVGKITYAAEAGTEDAVMEAAIEAGAQDVESDLVKPDIYEDAPGHTIWTAFEDLNDVAEAMSKVLGDPKSTAIVWKPQTEVDVTGDAVATLMKLLDALDAEDDVQTVYSNEIISDEDLAKLG
- a CDS encoding YmdB family metallophosphoesterase gives rise to the protein MRFAFFGDVVGKSGRDGLADHLPNLRRQLDLEFVIVNAENAAAGFGITENTARELFEAGADCLTLGNHSWDQREALTYIVREERLIRPANYPILSDAPGRGSHLYQTERGRTVFVVNLLGRVHMDAMDDPFAAADRELDKAPLGMVADAVIVDMHCEATSEKMAMGHFCDGRASLVVGTHTHVPTADCQILTGGTAYQTDAGACADYDSVIGNQKDEPLRRFTTKISGGRYQPASGPATICGVFVETDDRTGLAKRVEPIRVGGRLRQHIPSLELTPV
- a CDS encoding DUF4164 family protein; the protein is MSGTPPMNGETSALDLAAKRLERAVALLEQKFAARPAANGDDLFAQDRDKLAAELDAARAREKALEEAGAQASAALGRAITEIRAALGDSDGAKE
- a CDS encoding 5-formyltetrahydrofolate cyclo-ligase encodes the protein MVHATLSSAKTILRAEMRALRKTLAERSPDAAERAAEHLSLERLPAFAVVAGYHAHGSEMVPAAVLDRLAATGAAVALPVAVSREAPLIFRAADSRDIYLPDAFGVPSPPPGAPQLHPDLIIAPLVAFDRRGMRLGQGAGAYDRTIEAARAVKPVFVIGLAYAGQEVARVPCEPHDMHLDAILTENGYIEVRKDPS